GTTagattttattgatttgtgttgAAATTAAAAGAATACCTTTGGAATACATTTCCTTCCAAGGAAAAGCTGTCACCTGGTCTACAGAAAATGCATCATAGGGTCATCAGCCCCACAACTGAGAAAAGGAATCCCCAAAATGTAGGTATAATATTACAAgataacaggaagaaaaaataactgaGGGTACAAGTCCTAAGTTGACTCCAAGAATTTCGTCACATACAGCCACAGCTGACCCCAAACATAGTTAATTCAGCTGTGCCCTTAACTTCAACCCTTAGCCTTTAAGTTCTTATTAACCTTATATGATCTCAAATATAGTGATCAGTTATTTTTAGTCTTATCAGTAATTTCCAAATGTTGCGTTTTCACAACTGAATTTGTATACTTCTTTGCAATAATCACCATGTAGTAACAGCACAGTACATAAttgctgaatggatgaataaattctaAAGTCTATGCCTCTCAAAGGCATGAGTAATTCTCTGGCCGCATCTGAACAATAGGGATTTATAAAGATGAAATgagggctgggcgaggtggttcatgcctctaatcccaacactttgggaggtcgaggggggagggtcacttgagcccaggagtttgagaccagcctgggcaacataaagaagACAATGAAATGAGCTCCAATAGCATCTGACTTTAGAGGAACATATaaccttcattttatttcatttgtaatatGCAATATATCTAGCTATGAAGAAATCTATTTAGGATCTGGTATGCCAAGACTTTAGATACAGCAATTTCTTCTCATTAAGTGATGTAATAACTTTTAAGGGCCACTGTAACTCAGCAACAAAGCAAACTCAAACAATTTAAAGAATGCGAGGGCCTCTCCTTGTGCCAGGGAACAATGAATGACTTCTGTTAAGTAATtaattgaaaacacacacacacacacacacaaacaggtaCGCATGTGACTCACCACATGCTCTGACCAGGGTATATAAGCCTCCCTCGACACATGCTGCCATTCACACTCAGGATCTTGCCTTGAGCAGCAAACCAACTCACCACTCCTGACACCATGAACTACTACGGCAACTACTACGGAGGCCTAGGCTACGGCTATGGAGGCTTCGATGACCTGGGCTATGGCTACGGCTGTGGATGTGGCGGCTTCCGCAGACTGGGTTATGGCTGTGGCTATGGAGGCTACGGATATGGCTCTGGCTTCGGAGGCTATGGATACCGCAGCTGCCGCCCATCATGCTACGGAGGATATGGATTCTCTCAGTTCTACTGAAATCCTACCCTGAGGACTCAGCATCAGAGGTCATAAGAAGATCATTCAAATTAACCAAATACTGAGCCAAACAAGGGCACACTGTATCaatctgagatttaaaaaaatcatttagcaTCTAAGATGTTAggaatatttattatgttataaTTGTCTATATCATGTCTACTGGCATCCATTATCTGTACTTTACTAATTGTGGAATTGCTTGGTTCCCTTTGCAATAAATTGTCTCAATTTGAAATGGCACACATggcttctgtttatttatttatctatttgtttaaatGCTGACTCTCCATTCCATTGcctatttcttttcttgagtGCTTCCCAATAATCTTAAAATTCTGGTCAGATGTTCGTGTAACAATCACAGCAGAGTTTTGAAGACTAGTCTACTTTTCACACTATATGCCtctttttatttaagattttggTGAATCTGGAACCTCTTAATTTTTAGCATATCTAGATCTAAATAAAAGTAATCAGTAATTAATGATAAATTCAAATGGTATAAAAAAGTAAGAAGAATTAGAAAGACTCAGACTTGTTTACTAAACATAAGAATAGGTTTATACAGCCAGCTAGTAAGACCCACACTTTCAGTCAGTCTAGTCAGAGTACATACACTTTCCATTGACTGGGTCAACTGATTCCATTGGAGGGCTACACTACTTAGTTTGACAGAATATGACAATAGctctttcattttcctaatcGTTAGTGGCATTTTCCCACAATACAGGTAAAGGCCTTCTGTAGCTATGAATAAGTATAACAATCAATTTAACTActtggaaaaagcatttgatactTCTAGTACAATGTAGTATGATCAAATTATTAGAACttgaatttattgattttatgGATTGctgaaggatttaaaaaaatattccagaATATCTTTACTTTCAGGGAAGAGCTTTGCTTATCTTAGGAAGAACACATTATAACAAGACCTTAAGCCCCAAAACAGACGCATATTTGGTAGACTTAAATTGGCGGTATCTGAAACCTGTTTGATTTATTTGCGATTATGTTGCTTTAGCCTGAGttaataaaaactgtaatattCAAATCGTCaactgcctttaaaaaataatcacaaaaatagaacaagctttaaagaaaacagagaaaagttttaaataacaATGTGAGtagtcaaaatttttaaaattagtaccAAAAccattaaacataaaacaaaaagattttaaagtgagaatttattatattattgcattttatttatgtagagacACCATTTTAAGGTGAAAAAATCTATATActggatgaaaatatttttaatacataaatctGAAAAAACACCCATACCCAAATATGTAAAGATCACCTgagaatcaataataaaatattactagcTCAattaaaagtgaacaaaataCTTCAACAGGTACTTCAAAAAAATATCTAAATGGCCTATAAGCATATGTAAAGATGTTGAACATTGTTATTAATCAATAAAACCATATTAAAACAATGATCAGGTATCATTATGTATTCACAAGAGtagtcaattttttaaagagtttgcaAGTGATCAGTGGAGGTAAGGATgtgaagcaactggaactctcatacatccCTGTTGTTACAGTAAATTTAACAACTGGTAAACATAATAACTGTATCTTGAGATTGGTAGAATCTATGGAAgctaactatatattatataatatataactgttatttatgataatatataattatatataatgtataaaataagtaTAGATATGATACAAATTAGTAATTCCTATCCCAGCTGTAACAAAGGTATAGGAAAGTCTAGGTCTAAAAATAAGGatcttagctgggtatggtggctcactcctgtaatcccagcactttgggaggctgaggctgaggcaggcggatcacttgaggtaaggagtttgagaccagcctggccaatatggcgaaaccctgttctactaaaaatacaaaattattttttatttgggcatggtgatgcatgcctgtagtcccagttatttgggaggcagaggcaggataatcacttgaacctgggagacagaggttgcagtgagccaagatagtgccactgcactccagtctgcatgatagagtgagactccattaaaaaaaaaagaaaaaaagaaaaaaagaaaatttataaaaaggtACGTAACAGCTTTCTTTATTCactgtagcaaaaaaaaaaaaaaaaaaaccaaaccaaaactgAAACCACTAAACTCCTCAAATATAGGCCTACCAGAGTAGAATCATAAATCAGTTGTGCTCTATTCATGTAGTAGACtacttttcagaaattaaaacGACAAAATTCACGTTACATATGACAGAGATCTACCTAATAGACAGTGATACACAGACCAATTGGGGATGGAAATGGAAAGTTTCAGTATGCTATATGAGACCACCTAAGTGAAGTAGAGAACAAGAAAGCCTTATGCAGGATGTTAATAGTTACTCTACACGGAATAATATGGACTGCTAGAGTCAAGGGACAGATTTTGGGAATTAGAGTGTGCTTGTTATAGATGGtctataaatataagaaaaatatcaccAACTTGTGCACTTaagatttaagtatttttaaatatgccttaaacaacagcaacaaaaagcaaatgaaatgatAGCTTATTTGTTCCTCTAAAGAAAGAAAGCTATTtgagctaatttcttttttaaattcttattgttGGATACATTCATAGTATTGTTCATTTCTATGAGATGTAAGATTTTTACCTGTAAGAACTTTAgaattcattcatctattcaatatttatatattgagtTTCTATTGCATGCTGGTCATTGAACTGCAGCCAGCAAATCTATCTGGAGAAATGCATAATTTGAAAATTGCTTATAAACTCATCAAAAGTTGAACAGTATATTCAAAGTAATACAAGTTTAacaagaaattatatatttaagctTAAAGTTAAAGGGCATATGTGGGTGGGGTTTGGGGTCATCCTTGGGTCTAGGTGACTAAATTCTTAGAGTCAGCTGAGGTActctttgtctttattattttcttcatcctGTCTTTTTACattatacatattttgggggaTAATTAAGACATTCACAATGCTAACAGTCTCTTACTGAATTTCCCAGGGTCTTGGGCAATGGCATCTATTTTTAACATCTAACACTTTAATAAATGCTTAACATCTTAATAAAGATTAGTTAGCTATTTTCCttgaggaaaaaaaggaacacacaATAGGTAAAGGTAATATAAAGgcaaaaatattatcaaaatttgaagattatatatatatctttatatacatatgtctatatatctatatatatagatatagatatagatatgaatTTAAGTAAGTACTAAATGAAAATTGATGGGAGGCAAAGAGAATTCCATATATTTCACCATCTCACCTAGTCCCAGACGCTAATGGGAACTGAAAGAATATATTGAAAAGAGGATAATTGTGTGGATcaggaaaaaggaatgaatggTGTTTGTAAGAGAGGAGAGCCATACaatctgtatttttggtagcacCTTGGATGTCTAATATGGCAGTAAGGGAGTCAGGGTGTGAAAAAAATTTTGAACAGTTTGTAAAGCTGCTTAGGAaatagattttttattactgtgaTTTGACTTTAATGTTTGAGCTATATTCTGTTATGTTGTTAAAtctaaatggtttttattttttaaactagtaaaacaacaaaaaaaggagaatattGATTATGATGGCCAATGTTCTAGAATAATAGAAGAATGGTggctttattttaacttttttaaccCCATGAAGTTCTTTACTGTTTAGGCATAGCAGGTGAGCAGATGGCTCCAGTCTTTCAAATGTTTGTATCTCTTTAAAAAGGGACCTCACCTAAGGTATAAGATAACTCTGGAAGAATATGATAAATTTCAGAGCATTGAATTTAACCAAAGTCTGTTATGCAATCACAAATGAAGCAAAACAATTCCAGGAAAGCCAGAGATGAAGCAATACTTAATTTCAAAATGTAGCATTACCAACTGTGTAATGCAACATGCCTACAAAGAAGTCTATTTAAGGTCTGGTATGTACAGACTTTGAACCTACAGCAATTTGTATTCATAAAAGTGATGCAATATGTTAAAGAGACAGCATGACAAGACAGAAATGCAATGTAAGCTCAAACACTTTAATGAGTTTGAGGGCCTCTTCAGATGTCAGGATTGGGTCAGGTAAGTGTAACATATAGAATTACACTAAAATAGGCAGGAAGTGTTTTGTCACGTGATCTGTCAGGGTATATAAGCATGCCTGCGCAGATGCCAACATTCACACTCAGGACCTTGCCTTGAGCAGCAAACCAAACTCACTACCCCTGACACCATGAGCTACTACGGCAGCTACTACGGAGGCCTGGGCTATGGCTACGGAGGCTTCAGTGGCCTGGGCTATGGCTATGGATGTGGATGTGGCGGCTTCTGCAGACTGGGTTCTGGCTGTGGCTATGGAGGCTACAGATA
Above is a genomic segment from Macaca thibetana thibetana isolate TM-01 chromosome 3, ASM2454274v1, whole genome shotgun sequence containing:
- the LOC126951711 gene encoding keratin-associated protein 19-3-like: MSYYGSYYGGLGYGYGGFSGLGYGYGCGCGGFCRLGSGCGYGGYRYGSGFGGYGCDSGFGGCGYGSGFGGYGYGCYRPSYYGGYGFSGFY